From the genome of Deltaproteobacteria bacterium:
AGACCGCATCCGCGCTCGCGGGAGTCAAAGCCTCGAAGCCCGAGCTCGATCTTCATCAATTCTCCACGGGCTGCGGCGTCCTCATGAGCGCGCAGTATCTGGTGCCGCTGATGGTGTTCAGTTTGGTGGTCGTCGCCAAGAACAAGAAGACAACGGCGAAAGCGTGAACGAGAACGCATGCAACTCGCGCCTGGATTGAGCGTCGAAGAAGCGAGCCGAATCTGTCGCGACAGGTGTCGCGCGCAGTGCTGCCGGGGTCCGCAGTTCCTCTGGCTCGGCGCAGAAGAGATCGCGCCGTTCCGTGCGCAGGCGGCTGCGTTCGGCGTCGAGGCACGCGTCGTGATCGAGCGCGACGGCACAGGCTCGATTCGCTTCCTCGATCACGACGGCGAGACCTGCCCGATGCTCGACGCGAAGACCTGCAGCTGCCGCATCTACGGATCGCGTCCGCAAAGGTGCCGCGAGTTTCCCGATCGCGTTCGGCCCGGCTGCGCCATCTCGGGCGGGTAGGGAAGCGGCGGAATCGCGACCCAGAGGTGCGGTCTCGAGGACGCGCGTCGGTTGTTTGCCGGTGCGGACGAGCTTCTTCCGCTACGGCGCCGAGAGCCTCAGCGGGATGGTGAACGAGCGAATCGATATCGGCTGATCGCCCTGCATGGCCGGCGAGTAGTGGAGCTGTGAGAGGTACTCGAGAATCTGCGCGTCTTCGATTGCCGGAATCCGCTTCACCAGCTTGCAATCGAGCAGCGCGCCCTCGCGGCTGATGGTGCACTGCGCGAGCGCGAGACCTTCCGCGTGCGCCTGGAGCTGCGCCGACGTGAAGTGGAACTCGGGTCGCTCGCCCACGAGCTGAGGCCGCGTCATGCCCGGGCCCAGCAGCACTGGCCCGTCGTCGCCACCGGACATCGGCGCGCCACCTTCACGCCCGTCCGGCGAACCTGGACCGGGACTTCCATCTCCCTGCGTATTCGAATCGGACGCGGCACCGGTCGGCGCATCATCGACGGTCGAAGCCGGAGTCGGCTGCGGCGTGGCCTCGGGCGGCGGCGCGACCGGCTTGGGCGGAATCACCACCCGCTTGTGGGTCGCGGCCTTCGCGTGTGCAGCCGGAGCGGGCGCCGGCGGGGCAGCTACGGGGACCTTGAAGTCGAGCTTGGGGCCGATCGGAATTCGAATGATCGGCAACGGCGGAGCAGGCGGCGTCGGGGGACCATGCAGCCCCGCCCAGGCAATCGCCGCGAGGATCGCGCCGTGAAGCGCGAGCGAGACGGTCCCGCCGAGTGCCCGCGGCCGCGCTTCGGCGTGGGCCTGGAGCATCGAGTCGAACATGGCGACCTCGGGATTGGGTCGATCCGAGCAGCCACGCTCGATCGGCCTTTCACAACGCGCTGTGACATCGGTATCAACGCCGCGGTTCCTCGATTCGATCTGATCCCGGCTGGGCATGGATCTGAACCGTGTGGTTTCAATGGGTTGACCCGATGGCGATTGGAAAGATGTCTCGCGTGCTTCGCGCACGAGGCAACGGCGCCCCGTGCTGGGAAGCGAGCCGGCCGGCCCGCGGACAAGTCACCGCCGGCGCTTGGACTTCGATTTCGATCGCTCGGCGACGCGCCTCATCACCCGCTCGGCTTAGGCGAAGAACGCCCGCGTTCTCGCGATCTCTTCAGGCGTCGCCGTCTCGCTGAGCCACGTGGTGAGCGCGGCCGCGCTCTGGAAGGCGCGCCGGTTCGCGTTGGCCGCCTCGGCGATGGCGACCTTCATCTGCTCCAGGATCTTCGAGCCGGGCGCGAAGAGGTGCGCGCTCCGGTGGACCTTGCGGTTGTCGCTGCGCATCAGGCCCAGCATCATCGGCGTGACCTCGGTGCTCAGCTCGCCGCAGGTGCGGAAGTCCACCACGAAGATGACGTCCACGCCGATGCGCAC
Proteins encoded in this window:
- a CDS encoding YkgJ family cysteine cluster protein, whose protein sequence is MQLAPGLSVEEASRICRDRCRAQCCRGPQFLWLGAEEIAPFRAQAAAFGVEARVVIERDGTGSIRFLDHDGETCPMLDAKTCSCRIYGSRPQRCREFPDRVRPGCAISGG